In Candidatus Roseilinea sp., one DNA window encodes the following:
- a CDS encoding sugar ABC transporter permease encodes MATVSTPASPKTALRMRSAGGMRMRRTVNDVITYILLVLGALLVLIPLLWMIATSLKTESELFLLPLRLFPEVPQWHNYIDVWRIQPFTQFFMNTIFITVLAMGGEILTCALVAYGFARFRFPGRDILFITMLGTMMLPGVVTLIPTFLIWRGFERIDTFTPLTVGALFAWGPAYIFLLRQFFLTIPREIEESATIDGANTLQTFFYVMLPLVKPALLTIAVLSFTGNWNNFQAPLIYINTPQKYPVILALYSFSESLSKEAPKWHYMMAMTVIMSLPIVALYFAAQRYFIEGLTVGAVKG; translated from the coding sequence ATGGCCACTGTATCTACCCCTGCCTCACCCAAGACAGCCCTGCGCATGCGCAGCGCAGGCGGTATGAGGATGCGCCGCACGGTCAACGACGTCATTACCTATATTCTGCTTGTCCTTGGTGCGCTGCTGGTGCTCATCCCGCTACTCTGGATGATTGCCACTTCGCTCAAGACCGAAAGCGAGTTGTTCCTTCTACCGCTGAGGCTATTCCCCGAGGTGCCGCAATGGCACAACTACATTGACGTGTGGCGCATCCAGCCGTTTACGCAGTTCTTCATGAATACGATCTTCATCACCGTGCTGGCGATGGGGGGTGAGATTCTGACGTGCGCGTTAGTGGCGTATGGCTTCGCGCGCTTTCGATTTCCAGGCCGCGACATTTTGTTCATCACCATGCTCGGCACAATGATGTTGCCCGGCGTCGTTACCCTGATTCCAACATTTCTGATCTGGCGCGGCTTCGAGCGCATTGACACGTTCACGCCGCTCACCGTTGGTGCGTTGTTTGCCTGGGGGCCGGCCTACATCTTTCTGCTGCGCCAATTCTTCCTAACCATCCCGCGCGAGATAGAAGAATCCGCAACAATAGACGGGGCAAACACGCTGCAGACGTTCTTCTACGTCATGTTGCCGCTGGTTAAACCCGCGTTATTGACTATTGCGGTGCTTAGTTTCACGGGCAACTGGAATAACTTTCAAGCTCCTCTGATCTACATCAACACTCCTCAGAAATACCCGGTCATCCTCGCGCTATATTCGTTCTCGGAGTCGCTGTCGAAAGAAGCACCTAAGTGGCACTATATGATGGCGATGACGGTGATCATGTCGCTGCCGATCGTTGCGCTCTATTTCGCCGCGCAGCGCTATTTCATCGAAGGATTGACAGTGGGTGCGGTAAAGGGCTAG
- a CDS encoding hypothetical protein (possible pseudo, frameshifted) gives MATRGAADRTSIAVLALAEYQQAEPNEATAMLLTTLADGIAAFQLGGPGDYPFAMHPDTINAPGFWHAWGSHQSQALALAGRVMQRQDWIDSAAREARTFFAWQLAAGLIKEIGVMPIREGQIAYGVNTLVQAFINLYHATSDPAYARMGGLAASWFFGNNFAQTPMYDPQTGRGYDGIDAALRVNLNAGAESTIEALMALQAVTPIPEAARYLNYKATSHTTGWQIIEAESGQEIAGKPIYGRRGWTGEANLSNGRYYELRNGDAIEITFDAPADGEYWLYASHMRRAPLKPEMYIEATPAQGVIVDAQFGEPAWSSAPRVSANRPDQILCGVQFWRGPDKDSFDVRAMWDADKLYLAIEVRDSLPGLEGSVGPSGEDAVWIYLDGRGDGNRLSAKFTLGHTDKGAIAWDWRTGFWLPKAEVAWRSIEGGYAYEAAIPWASLGVREVKSGQRMGIEVGRGVGGNSFMDLSGRDPDSASNLVPLILADYPGQVKSPRAKPLPAATTPNAVAFSVVINNTSVFTVLQAVSPDRDYLWLDRVNSEPLKLKKGQNTLRVSYAGSDPDRAALVDAFLLSPVVVTREFMGPNNERLTLRYDMRAGDLAWDE, from the coding sequence ATGGCTACCCGCGGCGCAGCCGATCGCACGTCCATCGCCGTACTGGCCCTAGCCGAATATCAGCAGGCCGAGCCGAATGAAGCCACAGCAATGTTGCTGACGACGCTCGCCGATGGCATTGCTGCATTTCAGCTCGGTGGTCCGGGCGACTACCCGTTTGCCATGCATCCCGACACGATCAACGCTCCTGGCTTCTGGCATGCCTGGGGCAGCCATCAATCGCAAGCGCTCGCGCTGGCCGGGCGTGTGATGCAGCGCCAGGATTGGATTGACTCCGCGGCGCGGGAGGCACGCACATTCTTTGCATGGCAGCTTGCAGCCGGCCTAATCAAAGAAATTGGCGTGATGCCCATACGAGAAGGGCAGATCGCCTATGGCGTAAATACGCTTGTGCAGGCATTCATCAACCTCTATCACGCGACGAGCGATCCAGCCTACGCCCGCATGGGTGGACTCGCTGCATCATGGTTCTTCGGCAACAACTTTGCCCAGACGCCCATGTATGATCCACAAACCGGCCGTGGCTATGACGGCATTGACGCAGCCCTGCGTGTCAATCTCAACGCCGGCGCGGAATCCACGATAGAAGCATTAATGGCTTTGCAGGCAGTGACTCCTATACCCGAGGCAGCCCGCTACTTGAATTACAAAGCCACAAGCCATACAACCGGCTGGCAGATTATCGAAGCCGAGTCCGGGCAGGAGATCGCCGGCAAGCCAATCTACGGACGACGAGGCTGGACCGGCGAGGCTAACTTGAGCAACGGTCGCTATTACGAGCTGCGCAACGGCGACGCGATCGAAATTACGTTCGACGCACCGGCTGATGGCGAATATTGGCTGTATGCCTCACACATGCGGCGTGCGCCGCTCAAACCCGAGATGTATATCGAAGCGACCCCCGCTCAGGGCGTAATAGTAGATGCCCAATTCGGTGAACCTGCTTGGTCAAGTGCGCCGCGTGTTTCTGCGAATCGGCCCGATCAGATTCTGTGTGGGGTGCAGTTCTGGCGCGGACCCGACAAAGATAGCTTCGACGTACGCGCCATGTGGGATGCTGACAAGTTATACCTAGCGATTGAGGTGCGCGATTCGCTGCCCGGCCTGGAAGGCTCCGTCGGCCCTTCAGGTGAAGATGCCGTATGGATATATCTTGACGGGCGAGGTGATGGTAATCGCCTCAGCGCGAAGTTTACCCTTGGCCACACCGATAAAGGTGCCATCGCATGGGACTGGCGCACCGGCTTTTGGCTACCCAAGGCCGAGGTAGCCTGGCGCAGCATCGAGGGTGGATACGCTTACGAAGCAGCGATTCCGTGGGCGAGCTTAGGTGTACGCGAGGTGAAATCCGGTCAGCGGATGGGCATCGAAGTAGGGCGCGGGGTAGGTGGCAATTCCTTCATGGACTTAAGCGGACGTGATCCGGATTCTGCAAGCAATCTTGTGCCGCTCATACTTGCCGACTACCCTGGGCAAGTCAAATCGCCGAGGGCTAAACCACTGCCTGCGGCGACGACGCCTAACGCAGTGGCATTTAGCGTCGTGATTAATAACACTTCGGTGTTCACGGTATTACAAGCTGTTTCTCCTGATCGTGACTATCTGTGGCTGGATCGCGTAAATTCTGAGCCGCTGAAACTGAAGAAGGGTCAAAACACTTTGCGCGTGAGCTATGCCGGTAGCGACCCAGACCGCGCTGCACTTGTAGATGCGTTTTTACTCTCGCCGGTGGTCGTTACGCGCGAATTCATGGGCCCGAACAATGAACGGTTGACGCTGCGTTACGACATGCGCGCCGGAGATTTGGCGTGGGATGAATAG
- a CDS encoding acetyl-coenzyme A synthetase, translating into MSDQSQVQAQAAISIDHKTIYSPPPEVVARARIKDRDTLSKFAADHPEQFWAERAEELEWYGKWEKVLDDSNKPFFKWFVGGKFNIVHNALDRHMKTWRKNKVAYIWQGEDFSERQISYAELNREVCKFANVLKSLGVKKGDRVTIYMGRVIELPIAMLACAKIGAVHSVVYGGFSVQALAGRILDSQSKVLVTCDGAYVNGKVVELKQIADDAIKEAPIIEKVVVYKRTGREIGWVEGRDHWWHDLMKDASPICATEVMDAEDPLFILYTSGSTGKPKALLHTHGGYAVYTYTTMRYVFDIQDEDRYWCAADPGWITGHSYIVYAPLMNGATSIMYEGGPAYPAPDRWWSIVEQYGVTILYCAPTGIRGLMRFGEEWPKKHDLSSLRLLGSVGEPINPEAWRWYYVHVGGSRCPIMDTWWQTETGGFMITPLPVTPLKPGSATLPFFGIKAEVVDDNGNPTQPNEEGYLTIVTPWPGMARTIYGDPDRYVQTYWSRYPGRYFTGDSARMDQDGYFWIIGRVDDVLKVSGYRLGTAEVESALVSHPAVAEAAAIGLPHEVRGNAIYTYVILRAGYEGTPELAEELRQHVGKVMGPIARPEKVEFVARLPKTRSGKIMRRVLKARAQGLPEGDLTTLEE; encoded by the coding sequence ATGTCCGATCAATCCCAAGTGCAGGCGCAAGCAGCAATCTCGATTGATCATAAAACAATCTATTCCCCACCGCCAGAGGTCGTCGCGCGTGCGCGCATCAAGGATCGGGACACTTTGAGCAAATTTGCTGCCGATCATCCGGAGCAGTTCTGGGCCGAGCGCGCCGAGGAACTCGAGTGGTATGGCAAGTGGGAGAAGGTGCTCGACGATTCGAACAAGCCCTTCTTCAAGTGGTTCGTCGGCGGCAAGTTCAACATCGTCCACAACGCGCTCGACCGCCACATGAAGACCTGGCGCAAGAACAAAGTCGCCTACATTTGGCAGGGCGAGGACTTCTCCGAGCGACAGATCTCCTACGCCGAACTCAATCGCGAGGTGTGCAAGTTCGCCAACGTGCTCAAGTCGCTCGGCGTGAAGAAGGGCGACCGCGTGACAATTTACATGGGCCGCGTGATCGAGCTGCCGATCGCCATGCTGGCCTGCGCGAAGATCGGCGCGGTGCACTCTGTCGTGTACGGCGGCTTCTCGGTGCAGGCGCTGGCCGGCCGCATCCTCGATTCACAAAGCAAGGTGCTGGTCACTTGCGACGGCGCCTACGTCAACGGCAAGGTCGTCGAGCTCAAGCAGATCGCCGACGATGCGATCAAGGAAGCCCCCATCATCGAGAAGGTCGTGGTCTACAAACGCACCGGTCGCGAGATTGGCTGGGTGGAAGGCCGCGACCATTGGTGGCATGACCTGATGAAGGACGCCAGCCCCATCTGCGCGACCGAGGTGATGGATGCCGAAGATCCGCTGTTCATCCTCTACACCTCCGGCTCGACCGGCAAGCCCAAGGCGCTGCTGCACACGCACGGCGGCTATGCCGTCTACACCTATACCACCATGCGCTACGTCTTCGACATCCAGGACGAAGACCGCTACTGGTGCGCTGCCGACCCCGGCTGGATCACCGGCCACTCCTACATCGTGTATGCGCCGCTGATGAACGGCGCGACCAGCATCATGTACGAGGGCGGTCCGGCCTATCCGGCGCCAGATCGCTGGTGGAGCATCGTCGAGCAGTACGGTGTGACGATCTTGTATTGCGCGCCGACCGGCATCCGCGGCCTGATGCGCTTCGGCGAAGAATGGCCCAAGAAGCACGATCTTTCATCGCTGCGCCTGCTCGGCTCGGTGGGCGAGCCGATCAACCCGGAGGCCTGGCGCTGGTACTACGTTCACGTAGGCGGCTCGCGCTGCCCGATCATGGACACCTGGTGGCAGACGGAGACCGGCGGCTTCATGATCACGCCGCTGCCGGTCACGCCGCTCAAGCCCGGTAGCGCCACCCTGCCTTTCTTCGGCATCAAGGCCGAAGTGGTGGACGACAACGGCAACCCAACTCAGCCGAATGAGGAGGGCTATCTCACCATCGTCACGCCATGGCCCGGCATGGCGCGCACCATCTACGGCGATCCGGATCGCTACGTGCAGACCTACTGGTCGCGCTACCCTGGTCGCTACTTCACCGGCGACTCGGCGCGCATGGATCAGGACGGCTACTTCTGGATCATCGGTCGCGTGGATGACGTGCTCAAGGTAAGCGGCTATCGTCTGGGCACGGCGGAAGTGGAGAGCGCGCTGGTGTCGCACCCGGCGGTAGCCGAGGCGGCGGCCATCGGTTTGCCGCATGAGGTGCGCGGCAACGCCATCTATACCTACGTCATCCTGCGCGCCGGCTACGAAGGCACGCCGGAGCTGGCTGAAGAGCTGCGCCAGCATGTCGGCAAGGTGATGGGGCCGATCGCGCGGCCGGAGAAGGTCGAGTTCGTCGCCAGGCTGCCCAAGACCCGCTCGGGCAAGATCATGCGCCGCGTGTTGAAAGCGCGCGCGCAGGGCCTGCCGGAGGGCGACTTAACGACGCTGGAAGAATAG
- a CDS encoding hypothetical protein (possible pseudo, frameshifted) — protein MQTLINLAHLDFLSEEVEIGGVPMILTHIYSEYPNYEWVDASGEGIACVDDVARAALVYLAHYRATHDQRALDKARRALNFVRYMQADDGEFYNFVTDRAGTINRAGITSYKSLDWWAMRGLWALARGYAVFKQIDPIYAAQLREAYLRTEYAIRHSIPQSDVGKKIQVHGFDVPAWLPAAQPIARPSPYWP, from the coding sequence ATGCAAACCTTGATCAACCTCGCTCACCTAGACTTTCTTTCTGAAGAGGTCGAGATTGGCGGCGTGCCGATGATCCTAACGCATATCTACTCAGAGTATCCGAACTATGAGTGGGTAGATGCATCGGGTGAAGGCATTGCATGCGTAGACGACGTAGCACGGGCGGCACTGGTTTATCTTGCACACTACCGCGCAACACACGATCAACGTGCGCTGGACAAAGCGCGTCGTGCGCTGAATTTCGTGCGCTATATGCAGGCGGACGATGGGGAGTTCTACAATTTCGTTACCGACCGCGCAGGGACAATTAACCGCGCTGGCATCACCAGTTACAAGAGCCTAGACTGGTGGGCAATGCGCGGCCTATGGGCGCTCGCGCGCGGCTATGCGGTCTTCAAACAGATTGATCCCATCTATGCAGCTCAACTGCGCGAGGCCTATCTGCGCACCGAGTACGCAATAAGGCACTCGATTCCTCAATCGGACGTTGGTAAAAAGATTCAAGTGCACGGTTTCGATGTGCCGGCATGGCTACCCGCGGCGCAGCCGATCGCACGTCCATCGCCGTACTGGCCCTAG